A genomic region of uncultured Roseibium sp. contains the following coding sequences:
- a CDS encoding BLUF domain-containing protein, with protein MELYRACYRSKIKWDNMRLPLPDEIDRTLLRIRRINRKAGVTGALLLVDQHIVQILEGQTGQVLDTVYCVMNDPRLESIEGIIHEPVDFRLFPNSLMFFRDLTDGVAAASNPVLRPLLDHPGDVTRDEAYLAFSHFATELQAGRLTNDMLMI; from the coding sequence ATGGAGCTTTATCGCGCCTGCTATCGCAGCAAAATCAAATGGGACAACATGCGCTTGCCGTTGCCCGACGAGATCGACAGAACCCTCCTCCGGATCCGCCGGATCAACCGGAAGGCGGGAGTGACCGGAGCCCTGCTGCTCGTCGACCAGCATATTGTCCAGATCCTTGAGGGCCAGACCGGTCAGGTGCTCGATACCGTCTATTGCGTGATGAACGATCCACGCCTTGAAAGCATCGAAGGTATCATCCACGAACCAGTGGATTTTCGCCTGTTCCCGAATTCACTCATGTTCTTCCGCGATCTGACCGACGGTGTAGCGGCGGCCTCCAATCCGGTGCTGCGCCCGTTGCTGGATCATCCGGGCGACGTAACGCGCGACGAAGCGTATCTTGCCTTCAGCCACTTCGCGACCGAATTGCAGGCCGGCCGGCTCACCAATGACATGCTGATGATCTGA
- a CDS encoding GNAT family protein, whose amino-acid sequence MSWPPPVTLTGIHATLCPLAQSHAADLAVAAAEGDLWRAWYTSIPAPREVEAEINRRLALQEAGSMLPFAVLTPDGTAVGMTTYMNIDAANKRVEIGSTWYRKSVQRTGLNSECKRMLLAHAFEELDCIAVEFRTHFMNRQSRAAIERLGAKLDGVLRSHQRTADGSLRDTAVYSILSHEWPAVRTGLDYILSRQR is encoded by the coding sequence ATGAGCTGGCCCCCTCCCGTTACGCTGACAGGCATTCACGCAACCCTTTGCCCGCTGGCGCAGAGCCATGCGGCAGACCTGGCTGTTGCCGCGGCCGAGGGAGACCTGTGGAGAGCCTGGTACACATCCATCCCAGCGCCACGCGAAGTCGAGGCCGAGATCAACCGCCGGCTCGCATTGCAGGAAGCAGGATCAATGCTGCCTTTCGCCGTTTTGACGCCGGACGGGACGGCTGTGGGCATGACCACCTACATGAATATCGATGCAGCGAACAAGCGCGTTGAAATCGGCTCGACCTGGTACCGGAAATCTGTCCAGAGAACCGGGCTGAATTCCGAATGCAAACGCATGCTTCTCGCCCACGCCTTCGAAGAGCTCGACTGCATTGCCGTAGAGTTCAGAACCCATTTCATGAACAGGCAAAGCCGAGCGGCGATTGAACGCCTCGGCGCGAAACTCGACGGTGTTCTCAGATCGCATCAGCGGACTGCGGACGGGTCATTGCGAGACACGGCGGTGTATTCGATTCTCTCTCATGAGTGGCCTGCCGTCAGAACCGGGCTGGACTACATCCTGTCAAGGCAACGATGA
- a CDS encoding SDR family oxidoreductase, whose product MPTCLITATNRGIGLELARKALADGWTVYGSVRSQPAARQSAETLGVGYVPLVFDVTDHDAVRCAAEDLDVELDLLINNAGIITPARQSPLDMDFDGFLKTLEVNTLAPLAVSQIFLPHLRKSDAAKILTISSQMSWMGYRKPDTLAYRASKAAVNKVMQGLATELEPEGIPVALIDPGWVRTSMGGAAADNCPADVAAGILDVAATLDLERTGRFFKWNGEERSF is encoded by the coding sequence ATGCCCACTTGTCTCATCACCGCGACCAATCGCGGGATCGGCCTCGAACTTGCCCGAAAGGCTCTCGCCGACGGCTGGACGGTCTACGGATCGGTCAGGTCACAACCAGCGGCACGGCAAAGCGCCGAAACGCTGGGTGTCGGGTATGTACCGCTTGTTTTCGATGTGACCGATCATGACGCCGTGCGCTGCGCTGCAGAGGATCTCGATGTAGAACTCGACCTGCTCATCAACAATGCAGGCATCATCACACCGGCGCGCCAGTCCCCGCTCGACATGGACTTCGACGGCTTCCTGAAAACGCTGGAAGTGAACACGCTCGCCCCGCTGGCGGTCTCGCAGATCTTTTTGCCGCATCTCAGGAAGTCGGACGCCGCGAAGATCCTCACCATCTCCAGCCAGATGTCCTGGATGGGATACCGCAAGCCGGACACCCTCGCCTACCGGGCCTCGAAAGCGGCGGTCAACAAGGTCATGCAGGGTCTGGCAACCGAACTGGAGCCTGAGGGAATTCCGGTCGCGCTGATCGATCCCGGCTGGGTAAGGACGTCGATGGGAGGGGCCGCGGCTGACAATTGCCCTGCCGATGTCGCCGCAGGTATCCTGGATGTCGCGGCAACGCTCGACCTTGAACGCACCGGAAGGTTCTTCAAGTGGAACGGCGAGGAACGTTCCTTCTGA
- a CDS encoding Mrp/NBP35 family ATP-binding protein, with the protein MSDGIKQAVIESLKQIKGPDLEGNIVSLGLVSDVFVSDGRVAFSITVPAARAQELEPLRQAAEKVVREVDGVENAMVALTAERAPGAARNTTPPPKPAPRPAQRAPEEEAAAKPGVPGITHIIAVASGKGGVGKSTTTANLALGMAANGLKVGVLDADIYGPSVPRLFNVSGRPETVSGRVLKPLEGYGIKVMSMGFMVEEETPMIWRGPMVISALTQMLREVAWGELDVLVVDMPPGTGDAQLTMAQQVPLAGAVIVSTPQDLALIDARKGLNMFKRVDVPVLGIIENMSYFLCPDCGSRHDIFGHGGARAEAERLGVPFLGEIPLTMKIRETSDAGTPIVVSDPEGPVAAIYKTIAGQVVATIESAATSPERAAPKIVFD; encoded by the coding sequence ATGAGCGACGGAATCAAGCAGGCCGTGATCGAGAGCCTGAAGCAGATCAAGGGTCCGGACCTTGAAGGGAACATCGTCTCTCTCGGGCTGGTTTCCGATGTGTTCGTGTCTGATGGACGTGTCGCCTTTTCAATCACCGTCCCCGCTGCACGCGCGCAGGAACTTGAACCGTTGCGGCAAGCCGCCGAAAAAGTTGTCAGGGAAGTGGATGGCGTTGAAAACGCCATGGTTGCGCTCACTGCGGAACGTGCTCCTGGCGCCGCGCGCAACACCACACCCCCACCCAAACCTGCCCCCCGTCCGGCGCAGCGCGCACCAGAAGAAGAGGCGGCGGCCAAGCCCGGTGTACCGGGAATAACGCACATAATAGCTGTCGCCTCGGGCAAGGGCGGGGTCGGCAAATCGACGACGACGGCCAACCTGGCTCTGGGTATGGCGGCAAACGGACTGAAAGTTGGGGTTCTGGATGCTGATATCTACGGTCCGTCCGTACCGCGGCTCTTCAATGTATCGGGCCGCCCCGAAACCGTTTCGGGGCGGGTTCTGAAACCGCTGGAGGGCTATGGCATAAAGGTCATGTCGATGGGTTTCATGGTCGAGGAGGAAACCCCAATGATCTGGCGCGGACCCATGGTCATCTCCGCGCTGACCCAGATGCTCCGGGAAGTCGCCTGGGGCGAGCTTGACGTGCTTGTTGTCGACATGCCGCCCGGAACGGGTGACGCCCAGCTCACCATGGCGCAACAGGTTCCCCTGGCGGGCGCGGTGATCGTTTCGACACCTCAGGACCTGGCACTGATAGATGCCCGCAAGGGCCTGAACATGTTCAAGCGGGTCGACGTGCCGGTGCTCGGGATCATCGAGAACATGAGCTACTTCCTCTGCCCCGACTGCGGCAGCCGCCACGATATATTCGGACATGGCGGCGCGCGCGCGGAAGCGGAGCGTCTCGGCGTGCCGTTCCTTGGTGAAATACCGCTGACGATGAAGATCCGCGAGACTTCCGATGCCGGCACGCCAATTGTTGTCTCAGATCCTGAGGGACCGGTCGCCGCGATCTACAAGACGATTGCGGGGCAAGTCGTTGCCACGATCGAGAGTGCTGCAACCTCGCCCGAAAGAGCCGCCCCCAAAATCGTGTTTGATTGA
- a CDS encoding multidrug effflux MFS transporter, whose amino-acid sequence MDYGHPEQNRIVEAPSLGVLIAISTVSPLAMQIYLPSLAGMMIVFSASAGEIQLSMSAYFIALAISQLFWGPLSDQFGRRPVIIVGMALFVAGTVWCLFAPTIEWLIAARVLQAAGGSAGIVLARAIVRDLYGPAQAASRISYVMMGMAVMPTIAPALGGVLDQYYGWQGGFVLLLLIGTGVFVASYLALPETNPVRSSAGFGRAFRAYRILMGEPLFWSYALTASFSALTYFAYLGGAPFIAAQLLALSAAEMGLYFMFVAIGYIAGNFVSGRFSERVGLFPMIISGTLLSLLCVALMGGLAFFGIVTAASIFLPMFVLGLGNGICLPSTISGAVSVRPEHAGSASGLVASMQVGWGAAAGTLVAWLFADSFLAGSAWSMILIMALGAVANLAAAMTIKRATASQRFVPAE is encoded by the coding sequence ATGGACTACGGCCATCCAGAGCAGAACAGGATTGTCGAGGCACCGTCTCTCGGCGTTTTGATTGCCATTTCCACGGTCAGTCCGCTGGCAATGCAGATTTATCTGCCATCATTGGCCGGCATGATGATCGTGTTTTCGGCATCGGCCGGCGAAATTCAACTCTCTATGTCCGCCTACTTCATCGCATTGGCGATCTCTCAACTGTTCTGGGGACCGCTGTCCGACCAGTTCGGACGCCGGCCCGTGATTATCGTCGGAATGGCGCTGTTTGTGGCTGGAACCGTCTGGTGTCTTTTTGCGCCGACGATTGAATGGCTGATTGCAGCACGTGTCCTGCAGGCGGCGGGGGGAAGCGCCGGAATTGTGCTCGCACGGGCAATCGTCAGGGATCTATATGGTCCTGCTCAGGCCGCAAGCAGGATCAGCTATGTCATGATGGGCATGGCCGTCATGCCCACGATCGCACCTGCACTCGGTGGCGTCCTCGATCAGTACTATGGCTGGCAGGGCGGATTTGTTCTGCTGCTGCTGATCGGTACCGGCGTTTTCGTCGCAAGCTACCTGGCGCTTCCGGAAACCAATCCGGTACGCAGTTCTGCAGGGTTTGGAAGAGCCTTCCGAGCCTATCGCATCTTGATGGGCGAACCGCTTTTCTGGAGCTATGCGCTCACGGCGTCTTTTTCCGCTTTGACCTATTTCGCCTATCTGGGCGGCGCCCCGTTCATCGCGGCGCAGCTTCTCGCCTTGAGCGCTGCCGAGATGGGGCTGTATTTCATGTTCGTCGCGATCGGTTACATCGCGGGCAACTTCGTGTCCGGCAGGTTTTCCGAGCGCGTCGGGCTCTTTCCCATGATCATCTCGGGAACGCTCCTGAGCCTGCTTTGCGTCGCACTGATGGGAGGTCTTGCCTTTTTCGGGATTGTCACGGCCGCAAGCATCTTCCTGCCGATGTTCGTGCTGGGTCTCGGCAACGGCATCTGTCTGCCGAGCACGATTTCCGGTGCCGTCAGTGTCCGTCCCGAGCATGCCGGATCGGCATCCGGCCTGGTGGCCTCGATGCAGGTCGGGTGGGGGGCAGCCGCCGGGACTCTCGTCGCGTGGCTGTTTGCCGACAGTTTTCTTGCGGGCTCTGCCTGGAGCATGATCCTGATCATGGCTCTCGGGGCTGTAGCCAACCTTGCCGCGGCAATGACAATCAAGCGGGCCACGGCCTCGCAGCGTTTCGTGCCCGCTGAATAG